The genomic window CAAAGGACCGGTCGGACGGCGGCGGGGCGGGCCTTGGAGCCATGGGCATGTCTGGGCCCGCCAATCTGTACGGGCCGATGGGGATGGGAATGTACGGGCCGATGGGGATGTATGGCCCGATGGGGATGGGTCCCTGGTACTGAGCCGCAGGATTGATCTCGCGAACGCGGATCGACACAAGAACCCGGCATGACGAAAGAGGAAGCAACCCGACGGCACAGCCGGCTGGCCGAGGAGATCCGGAAGCATGACTACGCCTACTACGTCGAAGCCAAGCCGCTGATCTCCGATGCAGAGTACGATGCGCTCTACGACGAGCTCCGGGATCTGGAGCGGCGCTACCCGGATCTGGCCACCCCGGACTCTCCGACGCAGCGAGTGGGAGGAGCTCCCCAGCCCGGGTTTTCGCCGGTGGTTCACCGGGTCCCGATGCAGAGCCTCGACAACACCTACTCCCTCGGGGAGCTCTTCGGCTTCGTCGATCGTGTGGAGCGCGCGCTACCGAAGGAGAGTCCGACTTATGTCGTCGAACCGAAGATCGACGGGGTTTCGATCAGCGTCGTCTACCGCAACGGCCTCTTCGACCATGGGGCGACCCGCGGCGACGGGCAGACCGGAGACGACATCAGCGCCAATCTCCGCACGATTCGGACTCTCCCCCTTCGGCTCCGACTCCGTCCTCCCCCCGAACGGCTCGAGGTGCGCGGGGAGGCCTACCTCCCCACCAAGGCGTTCGAAGAGCTCAACCGGGAGCGATCGGCACGGGGCGAGCCGCCCTTCGCCAACCCGAGAAACGCCACTGCGGGCACCCTGAAGCAGCTCGACCCGCGAATCGTGGCGCAGCGCCCGCTCGCGGTCATCTTCTACGGAGCCGGCGAGCTGCGGGGCATCACCTGCGACTCTCAGGACCATTGGTATCGCCTGTTAGCGGAATCTGGCCTGCCCGCTCCTTCCCGCCACTGGGTCTGCCGGAGCAAGGAGGATTTGTCGGAAGCGGTAGAGGCCCTGGACGACTTCCGGAAGGGCTTGCCGTATGCGACCGACGGAGCCGTCGTGAAGGTGAACGAGTGGCGGCTCTGCCGGATCCTCGGTTCGACTGCGAAGGCGCCGCGGTGGGCGATCGCGTACAAGTATGGAGCCGAGCGCGCCCGGACTCACCTTCTCCGTGTACTCTTTCAAGTCGGGAGGACTGGAGTCATAACGCCGGTAGCGGAGATGGAGCCCGTTTTCCTGGCCGGATCGACGGTGAGTCGCGCAACCCTCCACAATTTCGAGGAGGTCAAACGCAAAGGGGTCAGGATCGGCGACTGGGTCTACCTTGAAAAGGCGGGCGAGGTCATTCCCGCGGTGGTGGAGGTCGATCGCATGGCGCGCACCGGCCGAGAAGAGGAAATCGTGCCTCCGGAGCGATGCCCCGCCTGCGGGACCTCCCTCTGTTGGGAAGGGATCTTCCTCCGCTGCCCCAATCGGAAGTGCCCCGGACAGCTCAAGGCCTTGATCCGCCACTTCGCCCGTCGGAATGCCATGGATATCGAAGGGCTCGGCGAATCTCTGGTCAACCAGCTGGTGGACAAGGGACGGGTCCAGGACGTTGCCGATCTCTACCATCTATCTCTGGAAGATCTGCTTCCGCTCGAACGAATGGGAAAGAAATCGGCGGCGAACCTGCTTTCGGCGATCGAGGAGAGCAAAAAGCGAGGCCTGGCGCGGTTGCTCTTTGGCTTGGGCATCCCCCACGTTGGAGAAACGGCCGCGGAGGCGCTGGCCTCCCACTTCGAGAGGCTCGACCGGCTCCTGGCTGCCTCCGAAGAGGAGATCGAGAGAGTGCCGACCATCGGTCCAATCATCGGCAAGAGCGTCGCCGACTATTTTCAGGATTCCTTCCACCGGGCGCGCGTCGATCGGCTCCGGCAGTCCGGGGTGAGGATGGAGGCCAAGCCTCCGCTGCGCCGGCAAGGAATGCTGCAGGGGAAGACCTTCGTGATTACGGGCACCCTCTCCGAGCCGAGGGAACGGATCGTAGAAAAGATCCGCGAGGCGGGAGGGAAGGTCACCGAGAGCGTCTCACGGAAGACGAGCTTCCTGGTCGCCGGGGAGGAGCCCGGATCCAAGCTCAAGCAGGCCGGGAAGCACGGGGTGCCCGTGATCTCCGAAGCGGAGCTGGCGAGGCTTCTCGATGCGGACAGGAAGGATCGCGATGCCACCTGAAACGCCCGGCTTCCGCTCTTCCCATCGTCAAAGAGGAGTGCTCTGGCTCTGCCTCTGCCTCTCCTCCTGCCTCTTTTGGGGAGGAATGCTTCCCGCACAGGGAGAGACATCGGAAATCATTCGTCAGCAGGATGAGGAGGAGGCTCGGAAGAAGGTGCTCCGCGCCTCGGACACGCTCGATCAGATCGAGGGAACGGTGGAAGGGCATACCCGCGAGCTACAGCAGCTGCAGCAGGAGCTGTCTCAGATGCGGGAAGAGCTTCGGCATCTTCGCGAACGCCTTGCGCAGGCTTCGGTCTCCCCTCCGGAGGCCGAGAAGGCGAAGGCCAAGGGAAAAGCAACCGCCAGCTCCTCCCCGCCCGAGCGAGCGGCAGCCGAGAGCGAGCCGCACACCAAGGTCGTGACCGGCTACTACTACAAGGTACAGGCCGGCGACACCCTCTCCGCCATCGCCGAGGCCTATCGGCAGAGCGGGGTCTCCGTGACCGCCGAGCAGATCCGCGCCGCCAATGGCCTCTCCAGGAAGGAGAGCCTTCGTCCGGGTCAGAAGCTCTTCATCCCCAAGGAAGGGTCCAGGAAGAGAGGCATTTCAGGCAAGCCCGCGGCTCCGCCCTCCTGAGCCGCCTTCCGGCGACCGATTTTTCCGGATTGCCCGACCGATCCCACCGGTAGAAAGTAGAAAAATGCCTTCGTTCGATATTGTTTCGGAAGTGGATGAGCAAGAGGTCGCCAATGCGCTCAATCAAGCGCGCAAGGAGATTGCCAACCGCTTCGATCTCAAGGGAGCCGGGGCCTCGATCGACTATGAGCGGCCCACGCTCGACTTGCGAGCCAACGATGCGTTCAAGCTCTCTGTGATTCGGGAGATCCTGCTGGCCAAGCTCGCTCGGCGGAACGTGAGCCTCAAGAACCTCGAAATCGAGGCTCCTTCGGTCTCTTCGACGGGAAGGGCATCTCAAGGGATCGTCGTCAAGCAGGGGATCGACTCCGATGCGGCCCGGCTAGTCACCCATGCCGTCCGCGAATTGGGTCTCAAGGTTCAAGCGCAGATCCAAGGGGACCAGGTCCGCGTCACGGGAAAGAACCGGGACGATCTCCAGCAGGTCATCACAGCCCTGCGAGCCAAGGAATTTCCTTGCTCCCTCTCGTTCCGCAACCTTCGGGATTAGCCCGCATCGGTCAGAAGCGTCCTTCGGCGGAGGGAGGCGGGATGGTTTCTACGCCCGCGCCCGATGGCGCGCCCCCCGTCCGGATCGAGGCTCGGCGAGCCACCGTTGCCCCAGGACTCGCAAACCTTCCAGCGTGAGATTGGGCCGGACGCACGCGACTTCTGCCAGCCCGCGCGCAACCAGGGCCGCATGACCTCCGGTCGCCACGGCGGTCAAGCGATCCGTGCCGAGCTCCTCGCGGATCCGCTCGAGCAGGCCGCGGATCATGGCGCGGTAGCCATGGACCGCCCCCACGCGAATCGCTTCGACCGTGCTCCGGCCAATGCCTCGCTTCGGCTCGAGCAACCGGACTCTCGGCAAGAGGGCGGTTCGCTCGTGAAGATAGTCGGTCATCAGGTCGAGGCCGGGAGCGATGATTCCCCCGCAGAAGGCCCCGGAGGCGTTCACGACGTCGAAGTTGGTCGCGGTCCCGAAATCAATGACGACCACGGGCGGTGTCCAGAAATGGAGAGCCGCCGCCGCGTTGGCGAGCCGGTCCCCTCCGATCTCCGAAGGCTTCGGATACTCGATCGCGAAGCCGAGGGGGGCTTTCCCGTGCACCAGGAAAAGAGAGCGGGAAAAGAGGGCGGCAAAGATCTCGGTCTTGGCCGGAACCACGCTCGCCAGAACCACCGGAGCGCCCGCGTGCCGTACCGCCAGGGATTGGAGGAAGGGACGATCGAGATCCGCGGTAGCCTTCCGCTCCACTTTGCCAAGCCCTCTCTCCCGGACGGTTGCGATTTTCGCAAAGGAGTTGCTGATGTCGACGACGACGAATCGGTCGGCCGGCATGGGGTAACGGGGCTCTAGCCCAGCGGGTTCTCGTCCCTCACGATCAGCGTGAGCCGCCTCACCCGCGCGACCTCCCGGCCGCACACGGTGACTCTGCCAGAAAAAGCGGCGACCCTCCCCAGGATCCTTGCGAGCCGCAGCTCGAGCTCGAGTCGATCCCCGGGGCCGGTCCTCCGAACAAATCGAGCGCCGTCGCTCCCGGCAAAGAGGATCTCGCCCGACGTTTCCTTGGCGCCGACGGTTCGCAGCCAGAGGCAACCCGCCTGGCCCAGGGATTCAAAGACGATCGCGGCGGGCGTGGTCGGATTTCCTGGGAAGTGACCGCGAAAGAAGTCCTCCTCCCCCCGGAGGAGGTAGCGGGCACGCACTCCTCGTTCTTCGACCACGGCTTCGTCTAAAAAGAGAAACGGCGGCTTTTGCGGCAGCAGCTTTTCGATCTGGCCGCGGGAGAGAACGAGCTCAGCCAGGGCGCCGTCGCCCG from Methylacidimicrobium sp. B4 includes these protein-coding regions:
- the ligA gene encoding NAD-dependent DNA ligase LigA, with the protein product MTKEEATRRHSRLAEEIRKHDYAYYVEAKPLISDAEYDALYDELRDLERRYPDLATPDSPTQRVGGAPQPGFSPVVHRVPMQSLDNTYSLGELFGFVDRVERALPKESPTYVVEPKIDGVSISVVYRNGLFDHGATRGDGQTGDDISANLRTIRTLPLRLRLRPPPERLEVRGEAYLPTKAFEELNRERSARGEPPFANPRNATAGTLKQLDPRIVAQRPLAVIFYGAGELRGITCDSQDHWYRLLAESGLPAPSRHWVCRSKEDLSEAVEALDDFRKGLPYATDGAVVKVNEWRLCRILGSTAKAPRWAIAYKYGAERARTHLLRVLFQVGRTGVITPVAEMEPVFLAGSTVSRATLHNFEEVKRKGVRIGDWVYLEKAGEVIPAVVEVDRMARTGREEEIVPPERCPACGTSLCWEGIFLRCPNRKCPGQLKALIRHFARRNAMDIEGLGESLVNQLVDKGRVQDVADLYHLSLEDLLPLERMGKKSAANLLSAIEESKKRGLARLLFGLGIPHVGETAAEALASHFERLDRLLAASEEEIERVPTIGPIIGKSVADYFQDSFHRARVDRLRQSGVRMEAKPPLRRQGMLQGKTFVITGTLSEPRERIVEKIREAGGKVTESVSRKTSFLVAGEEPGSKLKQAGKHGVPVISEAELARLLDADRKDRDAT
- a CDS encoding LysM domain-containing protein, giving the protein MPPETPGFRSSHRQRGVLWLCLCLSSCLFWGGMLPAQGETSEIIRQQDEEEARKKVLRASDTLDQIEGTVEGHTRELQQLQQELSQMREELRHLRERLAQASVSPPEAEKAKAKGKATASSSPPERAAAESEPHTKVVTGYYYKVQAGDTLSAIAEAYRQSGVSVTAEQIRAANGLSRKESLRPGQKLFIPKEGSRKRGISGKPAAPPS
- a CDS encoding YajQ family cyclic di-GMP-binding protein, whose translation is MPSFDIVSEVDEQEVANALNQARKEIANRFDLKGAGASIDYERPTLDLRANDAFKLSVIREILLAKLARRNVSLKNLEIEAPSVSSTGRASQGIVVKQGIDSDAARLVTHAVRELGLKVQAQIQGDQVRVTGKNRDDLQQVITALRAKEFPCSLSFRNLRD
- a CDS encoding type III pantothenate kinase, which encodes MPADRFVVVDISNSFAKIATVRERGLGKVERKATADLDRPFLQSLAVRHAGAPVVLASVVPAKTEIFAALFSRSLFLVHGKAPLGFAIEYPKPSEIGGDRLANAAAALHFWTPPVVVIDFGTATNFDVVNASGAFCGGIIAPGLDLMTDYLHERTALLPRVRLLEPKRGIGRSTVEAIRVGAVHGYRAMIRGLLERIREELGTDRLTAVATGGHAALVARGLAEVACVRPNLTLEGLRVLGQRWLAEPRSGRGARHRARA
- a CDS encoding 3-hydroxyacyl-ACP dehydratase FabZ family protein — its product is MGDDSPGQAGDGALAELVLSRGQIEKLLPQKPPFLFLDEAVVEERGVRARYLLRGEEDFFRGHFPGNPTTPAAIVFESLGQAGCLWLRTVGAKETSGEILFAGSDGARFVRRTGPGDRLELELRLARILGRVAAFSGRVTVCGREVARVRRLTLIVRDENPLG